Proteins encoded within one genomic window of Episyrphus balteatus chromosome 1, idEpiBalt1.1, whole genome shotgun sequence:
- the LOC129906904 gene encoding uncharacterized protein LOC129906904, with amino-acid sequence MDNVRRRDVVRRLKVCENCLSYRHSLPECPSSSSCHFCQQRQNTLLHTNQPSSSTHTPQQQPQPAATSAQANVPSSNALYSSVNPNAPEFQPMGQQQQQSFNYHTSHGDRFTTHQVLLATAVVKARSADGRLRLLRALIDTGSERSFITEAAAQLLKLEKRRTMVEVSGLGLVSSGKTHNSVEVSLASRHSTFEIAIQALVFKSLTGHLPTQRVIPGQWNHLDGLSLADPHLYEPAPIDLLLGSDVCAQIFLPEIKRPLDGIGPIAQNTQLGWIVLGKVPAEIPRQVRSFLQIAELCTQMEKFCEMEEMPFQTHETLDNIACDEHFSQHTRRLPDGRYEVKLPFKGESLPTMGSSRQGALRRLQHLEKKLDADPRLCADYTKCIKEYEDLNHMEEIDPNEPVLATPYHYFLPHHAVFKEASSTTKLRVVFDAASKASDGKSLNDRLLVGPKLQTTTIDLVLRWRTHRVTFTADIEKMYRQILVSFPDRYYQLIMWREQRTSPVRIFKMNTVTFGTASAPYLAIKILKKVADDERPPST; translated from the coding sequence ATGGACAATGTGCGACGAAGAGATGTCGTTCGTAGGTTAAAGGTCTGCGAAAATTGCCTTTCTTACAGACACTCTCTCCCCGAATGTCCCAGTTCCAGCTCCTGCCATTTCTGTCAACAACGACAAAACACATTGCTGCATACTAATCAGCCGAGTTCCAGCACACACACaccacaacaacaaccacagcCTGCAGCTACTTCAGCTCAGGCTAATGTACCCAGCTCGAACGCGTTATACTCGTCCGTTAATCCGAACGCGCCTGAGTTCCAGCCAATgggtcaacaacaacaacaaagtttTAACTACCACACGTCGCATGGTGATCGTTTTACAACACATCAGGTGCTTCTAGCGACAGCAGTTGTTAAGGCCCGAAGTGCAGATGGCCGGCTACGCCTTTTACGTGCTCTGATCGATACTGGGTCAGAAAGATCTTTCATCACAGAAGCTGCTGCACAACTGCTGAAGCTAGAAAAGCGGCGTACCATGGTCGAGGTATCTGGGTTAGGGTTGGTCAGCAGTGGCAAAACGCATAACTCcgtcgaagtaagtcttgcaTCCCGCCACTCGACGTTCGAGATTGCCATTCAGGCATTGGTCTTCAAGTCGCTGACTGGCCATCTCCCGACCCAACGCGTGATACCTGGCCAATGGAACCATCTCGATGGTCTCTCGTTAGCAGATCCCCATCTCTACGAGCCTGCTCCCATTGACTTACTACTGGGAAGCGATGTttgtgcccaaatatttttacCCGAAATAAAACGGCCTCTAGATGGTATCGGTCCGATCGCGCAAAATACGCAATTAGGGTGGATCGTGTTAGGAAAAGTTCCAGCGGAAATTCCCCGTCAAGTGCGCAGCTTTCTTCAAATTGCCGAATTATGCACACAGATGGAGAAGTTTTGTGAGATGGAAGAAATGCCGTTCCAGACACATGAAACCCTTGACAACATTGCTTGCGATGAGCATTTTTCACAGCACACTAGGCGTTTACCTGACGGGCGTTATGAAGTGAAGCTGCCGTTCAAAGGTGAAAGTCTTCCAACGATGGGTTCCAGCCGACAAGGCGCTCTTCGACGATTACAACATCTCGAAAAGAAACTCGATGCCGATCCAAGACTTTGTGCGGATTACACAAAGTGTATTAAGGAGTACGAAGACCTCAACCATATGGAAGAAATAGATCCAAATGAACCGGTTTTGGCAACACCTTATCACTATTTCTTGCCACATCATGCGGTGTTTAAGGAAGCTAGCTCCACTACAAAGCTGAGAGTAGTGTTTGACGCAGCTTCAAAAGCTTCGGATGGGAAATCCCTCAACGATCGTCTTCTGGTGGGTCCAAAATTGCAGACTACCACCATAGATCTAGTTCTTAGATGGCGGACTCACCGAGTCACATTTACGGCCGACATAGAGAAGATGTATCGGCAAATTTTGGTAAGTTTCCCAGACCGATACTATCAGCTGATTATGTGGAGAGAGCAGAGAACATCGCCAGTacgaattttcaaaatgaaCACAGTAACTTTTGGAACAGCGAGTGCTCCATATCTTGCCATCAAGATCCTGAAAAAAGTAGCTGATGATGAGAGACCGCCATCAACTTAG
- the LOC129906899 gene encoding uncharacterized protein LOC129906899 yields the protein MYVDDLISGADSIEEARKKRDETSQLLASAGFNLRKWTSNIKELVEDIPVQDRELDFELPFNLSNHVKTLGIKWFPIDDCFSYQNLQPSTEATTKRSILSTIAKLFDPLGWISPCVVTAKIIMQRLWNRGCNWDDPIPTALMKEWEAFYRDLPLIERLRIPRWTHISPTNMAIELHGFCDASMKAYGAAVYVRVLDSNGNIHVNLILSKTRVAPSKRTIALPRLELCGAVVLAQLLQYIKEVLAIPNVKMYSWTDSTIALAWIRATPAKWTTFVSNRVSETQRLVGIDCWGHVGTLHNPADLASRGVLPSELQSLQTWWKGPEFLHRKWDFDSPDQPVETDTEEEKRTVKVLTVHVLESDNILQAIFNSSNLLRATRVIATCVRFIIKCRPKLYGIITGSFYPLGLELARLLMVKAAQSEMFETELSYFKANSKMPKSLSSLNAFIDIDGILRVGGRLENSLLSYDAQHPILLRNNHHFTTLVVREAHKNTLHGSIQQMISYIRQRYWIGQIRRSVKYQLFRCTSCFRQKASEMQQLMGNLPAARVRMARPFSHTGVDYAGPIDIKSWKARGAKILKGYFAVFICLATKAIHLEVVSDLTTQAFLAAFRRFTARRGSCQHVYSDCGTNFVGANNELAKMLNEAKHDFKEIATTLANYGTNWHFIPPASPHFGGL from the coding sequence ATGTATGTCGATGACCTGATCAGTGGTGCCGATTCGATCGAAGAGGCACGAAAGAAACGTGATGAAACCAGCCAACTTTTAGCGTCAGCGGGattcaatttaagaaaatggACCAGCAATATTAAAGAACTTGTCGAAGACATTCCAGTTCAAGACCGGGAACTCGATTTTGAGCTTCCGTTTAACCTGTCCAACCACGTCAAAACTCTCGGAATCAAGTGGTTTCCCATCGATGATTGTTTTTCGTATCAAAATCTCCAACCTTCGACAGAAGCAACCACAAAAAGGTCAATATTATCGACCATAGCCAAGCTGTTTGATCCACTTGGTTGGATTTCACCATGTGTCGTCACTGCAAAAATTATAATGCAAAGACTATGGAACCGTGGTTGTAATTGGGATGACCCAATTCCAACGGCTTTAATGAAAGAATGGGAAGCTTTTTATCGAGATCTTCCTCTTATCGAGCGACTTCGAATTCCCAGATGGACTCATATAAGTCCGACCAACATGGCGATCGAGCTGCACGGATTTTGTGACGCTTCAATGAAGGCATACGGGGCAGCAGTTTACGTACGCGTTCTTGATAGCAATGGCAACATCCACGTCAAtctcattttgtcaaaaacaaGAGTGGCACCAAGCAAGAGAACAATTGCTTTGCCACGGCTTGAACTTTGTGGTGCCGTGGTTTTGGCGCAACTATTGCAGTACATTAAGGAAGTTTTGGCGATTCCAAATGTCAAAATGTACTCTTGGACGGACTCCACAATAGCTCTAGCGTGGATACGAGCAACTCCTGCTAAATGGACCACATTCGTGTCCAATCGAGTGTCCGAAACCCAGCGTTTAGTAGGGATCGATTGCTGGGGACATGTTGGTACGCTTCATAACCCAGCCGATCTGGCGTCCAGGGGTGTACTTCCATCAGAACTTCAGTCGCTGCAAACTTGGTGGAAAGGTCCAGAATTTCTGCATCGCAAATGGGATTTCGATTCCCCAGATCAGCCCGTTGAAACCGACACTGAAGAAGAAAAACGCACGGTCAAGGTACTAACTGTACATGTTTTGGAAAGCGACAATATCCTTCAGGCTATTTTCAATTCTTCAAATCTCCTAAGAGCAACCAGAGTCATCGCTACGTGTGTCCGCTTCATCATTAAGTGTCGTCCTAAACTGTATGGAATCATCACCGGTTCATTTTATCCATTGGGGTTAGAATTAGCTCGTCTTCTCATGGTCAAAGCTGCCCAAAGTGAAATGTTTGAGACAGAGTTAAGCTACTTCAAGGCAAATTCTAAAATGCCTAAAAGTCTGAGTTCATTAAACGCATTTATTGATATAGATGGGATTTTGAGAGTTGGGGGTCGTTTAGAGAACTCCCTTTTATCTTACGATGCTCAACACCCCATACTACTACGAAACAACCACCACTTCACGACTTTGGTTGTCAGAGAAGCTCATAAAAATACGCTTCATGGCAGTATCCAACAAATGATAAGCTATATCAGACAACGATATTGGATTGGGCAAATTAGAAGAAGCGTCAAGTATCAATTGTTCAGGTGTACTTCTTGTTTCCGGCAAAAGGCATCTGAAATGCAGCAATTAATGGGTAATTTACCAGCTGCTAGAGTGCGTATGGCTAGGCCTTTCAGCCATACCGGGGTCGACTATGCAGGTCCCATTGACATTAAATCATGGAAGGCACGTGGTGCGAAAATCCTAAAAGGATATTTCGCggtatttatttgtttggcaACAAAGGCCATTCATTTGGAAGTTGTATCCGATTTGACAACCCAAGCATTTTTGGCCGCATTCCGCAGATTCACTGCAAGAAGAGGAAGCTGCCAGCATGTCTACAGTGACTGTGGAACGAATTTCGTTGGAGCTAACAACGAACTAGCGAAGATGTTAAATGAAGCAAAACACGACTTTAAAGAAATCGCGACAACCCTAGCTAACTATGGTACAAATTGGCACTTTATTCCCCCGGCTTCTCCCCACTTTGGTGGATTATGA
- the LOC129906912 gene encoding uncharacterized protein LOC129906912 has translation MVTSKKYHEAIIGAGMLEENLKKEELVVVYDQIFDIYLEYRAELVDAMAKSTPVSGASSSGGTLPSTGQTSSGIRLPRIDLPKFDGSYVTWRGFHDRFLALVHNNKALDEIDKLHFLQSCLIGETNRFLQNISVEAANYQKAWELLEERYDHKRILVHIQMQNLFGQPSQTRETASGLQELLYTTRECYLALENMDVPVSTWDTVLIWFIVQKLPSTTQKLWEEKLGNRKEMPKFKELTEFLETRFRTLEVVGQQELGAAGRNKNEQTINSKPRFQPAKSPRQYRRRTLWSSWYASYATRRSTR, from the coding sequence ATGGTGACATCTAAAAAGTACCACGAAGCCATCATCGGTGCCGGTATGCTAGAGGAGAATCTGAAAAAGGAGGAGTTAGTGGTTGTTTATGACcagatatttgacatttaccTCGAGTATAGGGCAGAGTTGGTGGACGCAATGGCAAAATCAACACCAGTCAGTGGGGCGTCTTCAAGTGGGGGTACTCTACCATCAACAGGGCAAACGTCATCGGGGATCCGACTTCCACGCATCGATCTGCCAAAATTTGACGGGTCGTATGTTACGTGGCGTGGTTTCCATGATCGATTTCTAGCTCTCGTTCATAATAACAAGGCTTTAGATGAGATCGATAAACTGCATTTTTTGCAGTCCTGCTTAATTGGAGAAACCAATCGGTTTCTGCAGAACATATCGGTGGAAGCAGCTAATTACCAGAAGGCGTGGGAGCTTTTAGAGGAGCGTTATGACCACAAGCGCATTTTGGTGCATATTcaaatgcaaaatttgtttggtcAACCTTCTCAAACTCGAGAAACTGCTTCTGGTCTGCAAGAACTTTTGTACACCACAAGAGAATGCTACCTCGCTCTTGAGAATATGGACGTGCCGGTGTCTACCTGGGACACAGTCTTGATTTGGTTCATTGTCCAGAAACTCCCCAGCACAACTCAAAAACTGTGGGAAGAGAAGTTAGGAAATCGAAAAGAGATGCCAAAATTTAAAGAACTTACCGAGTTTTTGGAGACACGTTTCCGGACTCTTGAGGTTGTGGGCCAACAGGAACTTGGTGCAGCAGGCAGAAACAAGAACGAGCAAACCATCAACAGCAAGCCGCGTTTCCAGCCTGCGAAATCGCCAAGACAGTACCGAAGACGAACACTGTGGAGCAGTTGGTATGCAAGCTATGCAACCAGGAGAAGCACTCGTTGA